From the Theropithecus gelada isolate Dixy chromosome 16, Tgel_1.0, whole genome shotgun sequence genome, the window AGGCCCGGCCTCTGGGACCAGCTGTAGCCCTTCTGAGCTAGGGCCCAGCACTCAGCAGAAGCCAGGTGGGGACAGAGCGTGGCAGTGGCGTTCCTGTACAgaggggaggcaggcaggagttGCAGACGGTGGCAGCTGCTAGGACAACATGGACTGCTGCACGGCCTTCTGCAGTGACTGCCGTGTCACCAGCAGGCGTACCACCTCCTCCGAGCGCTTGGTGAGCCGCTTCCGGGCCTGGTCGTGTGTGACCATGGTCATGTCCCAGCCGTTCACCTGGCCCAGGGAGAGAAGACAggcccacctcagctccccaccCTCTGGGATCTGGAAGCAGAGGGCTTTGGAGGCCCGGGTCATTCAAGTAAGCCCCCAGCCTAACATCCCAGGCCAAGCACTGTGGCTGAGACACACACAGGAGAGAAAGCCAGCGTCCTCTGGGGCAATACCAGCATGGGTTCCCAACTGGCTATGGTGAGTTCCTCCCAgctgggaggctgcggcaggtcCCCAACCCCACGTGCTTCAGACCTGCTGGCCCAAACCTTGTGTTTCCTCCTTTGGCACACGTGTTACCTGCATGATCTTGTCTCCAATCTGCAGCCCAGCGATTTCAGCAGGGCCTCCTTCGGACACCCGTGTGACATAAATACCCTGGAAAGGGGTAGCCCAAGTCAAGCCCTGTGGTCCCTGGACTGGCCCCTTATCCACAGAGCGGAAGCCAGCATGGCACATTGCCAGCCATCCCTCTGTCCCCGCACCCAGCCTGTCCCAGCACACACGGTCAGTGAGGACTATTCCGAGAGAGCCAGGACAGAGTGTCGCTGCCCCACTGTGCGCCGGCCGTGCTCCCCTGGGCTTTGTCTGGACAGCCCTTCCTCACCCCTACCCATCCTGATTCTCACTAGGTCACTTCCAATGCCTGCTTAGAGAACATGGTTTGAGAGATGAGGTCTGCTCCCTCCATGGGGGCCCAGGAAACAAAGACCCACCATCTCAGGCCCCTGTGCCCCATGGAGCGGTCCCAGGACCCCAGAACCCCCTCACCTTGTCCGTCTTGTCTTCGGAAAAGGGATTCTGGGAAGGATCCTGGTCGATTCCACCTCCAATGCTAAAACCCAGGATTAAGTTCTCACCTTGACGCAGCTTGTGAATTTCAACTCTTTGCtggcaaagaaaaaaagccagttgCGGGAAGTGGGTGGTTGGAGAATGAGGCTGGTGTGTGTCCAGCAGCAGCCTCAGAGCCATGCCAagggggtggggcccaggcctCTGCAGGAATCCAGCTGCTTaccagcctgggaggctgaggagctgGCACTCAGAACTTGACCACGTTGATCCACCCACACAGCCCTCTGTCCTCAACCTGTCCCCACTTCCCCTATTAGTCTTAGGCACTGGTCTTGGTCAACACGTGGTCAGAGCCCCTGCTGGCCCAAGAGTCCAGGTGCTATGGCTTTTGTGGGTGGGAAGCCCATCTCACTGGAGGTGCTCTGGAAAAACAGAGATCAAACTTGCatagaaaggagaggaagggctTCCCGGCCAAGGGGACCAGAGCACAGCACAGGCTTCAAGGTGCTGTGGATACGTGTTCGTGAGACTGGAGTGTCCAGTGCAGGACACAGAACTGGGAGGCGAGATGAGGCTGAAAGTGTAAGGCTGGGGCCAGATCCCGTCCTGAAGGGGAGCAGGGGTGTCTCCCTAAGCCCCGGGCCCTGCTCTTGTGCAGAAACAAGAGTGTTCTGAGGCGCTCCCACCATGCTCTGGGGTTATGGTCCCCAACTGTGCCAAGTTCCTTTCAAAGCCCTTGGCAAGCACTGTCCAGTAAGCAGATGCTGGGAGCCAGACCAGATCACTCCCAAGGTCGAGTTTtaacaggaaggagaaaagaagcaaacGATGACAATCCAGACTAGACCCAAAGAAGTTTCCCAAAGCGGGGATTATTTGCATCAGGCTTTGAGGGGGTGATGGGTAGCCTTGATCCTGAACCCACTGGAGTTCTCAGGAATGGAGTAGGGCAGGGCATGGTCAGGTTCATTGCTAGAATGACCACTCAGGTAATCAGCAGAGGAACAGACATCTCACAAAAGCAGGATGCAGAGGCTAGGGGACGTGGAGCTACCTGAAAATGGAGATCTACAGACTTAGGGACCACTCATGGAGGAGAGGAGTCAAGAGGAGCACccagccaccttgcctggctgaaCACACATCACTCAGATGaggacccaggaggaggaggaacaggttGGGTTGGAGTGCCAGGAGCTGCGGGGCAGGTGTCCAGAAGGCAGATGGATCAATGGAGCCAGAGTTCAGAGGAATGGCCTAAACGGATTTAACATTCTCAAACTTCTACATGGGAGAGGGTGGGGACTGGGGAGTGAGCCTGCCCAACCCCATCCCCAATCCAAGACTCAAGGGAGAGGCCAGACCATACACACCATGTTCAAGCACATTCCTGTGTTACTAGAATTGGGAGGCATGCGCCTGCAATTTTGGGGAAGGCCCTGGGACCAGTTATAGCATGAGGGAGCGGGGCAGGAAGCACGAGACCCACTGCACCTGGGTCCTCATGCCCCAAACTGAGCTCCTCCAGGCCTGCTTCGCCGGCATAGTCAGAAGATTACAGGCCCTTGGGTTGGGAGACAGGGCTGTCACTGATTTGCTGGGTGAGGTCATGCAGAAGGTGGCTTGCTCTGGCTCCTCACAtgcccctgcccccgccccccttCTAGCTAAAGAGTAAACTTGGTGCCCCCTCTCTGGGGCAGCTAGGGATCTAAAAAAGCCAGGCTGGGCggggcgcggtgcctcacacctgttatcccagcactttgggaggctgaggcaggtggatcacctgaggtcaggagttcaagacaagcctggccaacatggtgaaaccccgtctctactaaacatacaaaaattaggtgggcgtgctggtgcacgtctgtaatcccagctactcgggaagctgaggcaggagaatcgcttgaacccaggaggcggaggttgcagtgagccgagatcacgccactgtactccagcctgggtgacagagcaagactgtctcaaaacaaaaacaaaaacaaaaggctggTGCAGGGAGGGTGAAGCTTAGGACAGCTGTCAGATGGTCCAGCAATGTTTCCTCCTGGCCCAGGCCTGAGCTGGTGCTCTAAGCTCAGCCTCATGTGTTGCCTTTATCAGTGGCTTCTCTGCCTCCACCCACCTGATTGCTGAGCTTCTCCAGCACACCCATCTGAGATAACACACTCAGTCCCTAAGGCTCCAGGGCGGGGACTTGACCTACTGCCCACCGGGCAGGCATTTCTTCTCGTCCTCTGAACGCTGTCGGGAGGTAGGCAGGAGACCTGAGTCTATCCTGAGGTCTTCTCTGGCTGAGCACTTCTTTCTGGGACTCCCTAGCTCTGTCATAGGGTTGCTCTCCAGGCCCCGTCCCACCGTGACACAGGCGTCTGAGTCTAACGTCccagcctcccttcctccctcttcctagTCTAATACCACTCAGCACCTAAAACAAGCCAGAGGGCGGCCAGGGGCCTAGGCTAGCCCCCAGAGGGTCTACTCAGGACTCAAGTGCCAGGAGGGAGGCCTGGACTTTTCTGCCTTAAGGGCTGGAGAACCAAGAAAAGTTCCAAGACGCAACGCTCATCGCAGCTATACGAGCGTCCACCCTGGACCAGGCGGCGAGTGGGTCGGAGGAGCAAAGCTGGACAGGAAGAGGGAAGGGGCTGCCACGGCAGGCTCAGGACAGCTCCACCCCCAGATCTCCTTCGGGCGGCGGCGCAAGCTGCAGCGGAGGAAGCATTTCCTCATTCCAGAGGCTGCGACTCATGGACGTCGGGATCGGCGCCCGCCCCCCGCAGCTCCTCGGCTGGGGACACGGAGGCCCGGGAAGGGGGCGCTTTCCCAGGCTCCCGCAGCCGGGTCTATCCCCGTGGCCCTCCCCGCCCCGCGCGCGCAGTCTGGGCTCCGTCCAGGGTCTCGGGAGGCTCTCGGGTCCCGGCTGTCCCTGTTTCGTGGCTGGGGGAACTGCGGCCCGCTCCGGCAAAGCGGGAACCCGAGCCCTTGCCGCCGGTTCGCAGGAGCCCCGGGTTCGATGCTCTTGTCAACCAGCTTGGGGTGTCCGTTTCCCGCTCTGCGAGGTGGGGTCAGGCCAAGACTAGGAGGAGCCGGCGCAAGCGCACTCACCACCACGGCGGTGACCGGCTGGCCCGGGATGTAGGACATCTCGACCCCACTCTGGTCGCCCAGCGCCGCTCCGAGAAGCCGGCAGCAGAGTCCCCGCGGCCGCGCCCTCGCTGCTTAACAAAGGCCGTCCCGCTCGGCCCGCCCCCTCATGAATAGTTAACAAACCTCCAGCCAATCACTGGCCGGAGCGCTACTCCGCTTTCGGAAGTCCCGGCGCGTGCGTAGAAAAGCAGGCAGAGGGTGGAGCCTGTCTGGGGCGCCCACGGCGCAGGCGCGGAGGGCGGGGCGGGACCTGGGCGCGTGCGCAGCCCGGGACCTCCCGGCAGCCTTCAGAGCAAGATGGCGCCGCAGGCATCGCTTCCCCTGCCCGTCTGAGGGAACCCTAAGTACTGTGTCCGGCGCCGTGTTCCAGGTAACTGGGCCAGCGTGGCCGGGGAACGCAGACGCGCCACCACCTCCCGGCCGGCTCGCACCCTCAATCTCCTCGGCGTTTTTGGAAGGTCCGAGGCCCAGGATTGGTGCCAGGTCTCGGAAGCTCCAGGGGGAGGGGGCGGCGTGAACCCAACTCACCGACCTCCGGGCGCTGCTTGTAACTTGGTTTTCTCCGCAGCTCCGCGTTGTTCCGCGAGAAAGCGAGAGGCCGAGCCCCGGCGGGTGCGATGGCCGCGGTGGTGGCCAAGCGGGAAGGGCCGCCGTTCATCAGCGAGGCGGCCGTGCGGGGCAACGCCGCCGTCCTGGATTATTGCCGGACCTCGGTGTCAGCGCTGTCGGGGGCCACGGCCGGCATCCTCGGCCTCACCGGCCTCTACGGCTTCATCTTCTACCTGCTCGCCTCCGTCCTGCTCTCCCTGCTCCTCATTCTCAAGGCGGGAAGGAGGTGgaacaaatatttcaaatcacGGAGACCCCTCTTTACAGGAGGCCTCATCGGGGGCCTCTTCACCTACGTCCTGTTCTGGACGTTCCTCTACGGCATGGTGCACGTCTACTGAAATGGGGGCCCGggggactttttttaaaaaccagatcgGGAGGACTGTGGCCAGCAATTAACACCGTGTAGACTTCCTTAGTCCTTAAGTGGTTGAATTCGCTGCTTGTTCTGTAAccttataaataatttatatctgAAGACGGAGAGCCTGTAATATTCTTCAGATTAAATGAAGCGTGAGACACTTGGTATAGTTCTTTCCTGCCATAAAGCTTAGTCTGCCACTGATGCAAAATCGCCGAGATTTGACTCCTGGAGAGCAGGGACTGGGCCAGAGCCTTGTGTTAAGTCCTTGCATTTACACATAGGCCATCCAGAAACGGACCCCAAGGGCCTACATAAGGAAATAACTTCTTATTAACATCCTAAGAAGCAGTAACAGTTAATATGTATTAAGAGCTTCCTGGGCCGGCGCggtggctgatgtctgtaatcccagcattttgggaggctgaggtgggtggataacctgaggtcaggagttcaagaccagcctggccaaatggcaaaactccgtgtctactaaaaatacaaatattagccgggtgtggtggtgcgcgcctgcaATGGCAGGTActggagaggccgaggcaggagaatcgcttgaaccctagaggcaaaggttgcagtgagccaagattgcaccactgcgttccagcctgggtgatggagcgcgACTCCGTCCGtctctcatgaaaaaaaaaaaacagagttccCTTTATGCTGGCATTGTGACTTCTACTTTTTACACTGATCCTCCCATTTAATTTTAGCAATAACCTTACAGGGTA encodes:
- the TAX1BP3 gene encoding tax1-binding protein 3 isoform X3 — encoded protein: MSYIPGQPVTAVVQRVEIHKLRQGENLILGFSIGGGIDQDPSQNPFSEDKTDKVNGWDMTMVTHDQARKRLTKRSEEVVRLLVTRQSLQKAVQQSMLS
- the TAX1BP3 gene encoding tax1-binding protein 3 isoform X2; the encoded protein is MSYIPGQPVTAVVQRVEIHKLRQGENLILGFSIGGGIDQDPSQNPFSEDKTDKGIYVTRVSEGGPAEIAGLQIGDKIMQVNGWDMTMVTHDQARKRLTKRSEEVVRLLVTRQSLQKAVQQSMLS
- the TAX1BP3 gene encoding tax1-binding protein 3 isoform X1, yielding MALRLLLDTHQPHSPTTHFPQLAFFLCQQRVEIHKLRQGENLILGFSIGGGIDQDPSQNPFSEDKTDKGIYVTRVSEGGPAEIAGLQIGDKIMQVNGWDMTMVTHDQARKRLTKRSEEVVRLLVTRQSLQKAVQQSMLS
- the EMC6 gene encoding ER membrane protein complex subunit 6 — translated: MAAVVAKREGPPFISEAAVRGNAAVLDYCRTSVSALSGATAGILGLTGLYGFIFYLLASVLLSLLLILKAGRRWNKYFKSRRPLFTGGLIGGLFTYVLFWTFLYGMVHVY